A single Defluviitalea saccharophila DNA region contains:
- a CDS encoding helix-turn-helix transcriptional regulator codes for MRNNLITFRKQQGYTQDEFANILNVSSSYYQKIENGTRNPSYNFIKNFKEAFKSADVDMIFFNQ; via the coding sequence ATGAGAAATAATTTAATAACATTTAGAAAACAACAAGGATACACTCAAGATGAATTTGCAAATATCTTAAATGTTTCAAGCTCATATTACCAAAAGATTGAAAATGGCACAAGGAATCCTAGTTATAATTTTATAAAAAACTTTAAAGAAGCATTTAAGTCAGCTGATGTAGATATGATTTTTTTTAACCAATAA
- a CDS encoding phage portal protein codes for MGLFNRFFNKNPAVTRFEMVTERGNGYYAWNGKLYHSDIVRACIRPKVRAIGKLVAKHIRNNAQEGFKVNPEPYIRFLLEDPNPYMSGQMLQEKLATQLELNNNAFAYIHRDDNGYPIEIYPIQALNAEAIYDRAGYLYLKFVMQNGKMVTFPYSDIIHLRQDYNSNDIFGESPAAALTPLMEIVNTTDQGIVKAIKNSNVIRWLLKYNQSLRPEDIKKNTEEFVKNYLSTESTTVGAAATDAKAEAIQVEPKDFVPNALQMDKTTQRIYSFFNVNEKIIQSKYTEDEWNAYYESVIEPLAIQMSNEYTRKLFTRRERGFGNKIIFEASSLQYASMSTKLNLLQMVDRGAMTPNEWREVLNLGPIEGGDKPIRRLDTAVVEGGASGAKED; via the coding sequence TTGGGATTATTCAACAGATTCTTTAATAAAAACCCTGCAGTAACACGTTTCGAAATGGTTACAGAGAGGGGAAACGGATATTATGCTTGGAATGGTAAATTATATCATTCTGATATTGTAAGAGCATGTATAAGACCTAAGGTTAGAGCAATCGGAAAATTAGTTGCTAAGCATATTCGTAATAATGCACAAGAAGGATTTAAAGTTAATCCAGAGCCATATATTAGATTTCTCTTAGAGGATCCTAATCCTTATATGAGTGGACAGATGTTGCAAGAAAAACTAGCAACTCAATTAGAACTTAATAACAATGCCTTTGCATATATACACAGAGACGATAATGGATATCCTATAGAAATTTATCCGATACAAGCATTAAATGCAGAAGCTATATACGATAGGGCTGGCTATCTATATCTCAAGTTTGTAATGCAAAACGGCAAGATGGTTACATTTCCGTATAGCGACATAATCCATCTTAGACAGGATTATAACAGCAATGATATATTTGGAGAAAGTCCAGCAGCTGCATTAACTCCATTAATGGAGATAGTAAACACTACAGATCAAGGAATAGTTAAGGCTATTAAAAATTCTAATGTAATTAGATGGCTACTGAAATACAATCAATCACTTAGGCCAGAAGATATAAAGAAAAACACAGAGGAATTTGTAAAGAACTATCTATCTACTGAGAGTACCACAGTAGGAGCAGCCGCAACAGATGCAAAAGCAGAAGCTATACAAGTAGAACCAAAAGACTTTGTTCCTAATGCATTGCAAATGGATAAAACTACACAAAGAATTTACTCATTCTTTAATGTAAACGAAAAAATAATTCAAAGCAAATACACAGAAGATGAATGGAATGCTTATTACGAATCAGTTATAGAGCCTTTGGCAATACAAATGAGTAATGAATATACAAGAAAACTCTTTACAAGAAGAGAGAGAGGCTTTGGCAATAAAATAATCTTTGAAGCAAGTTCCTTACAGTATGCCTCAATGAGTACAAAATTAAACCTTCTACAAATGGTAGATAGAGGAGCTATGACGCCTAATGAATGGAGAGAGGTTCTTAACCTTGGTCCTATTGAAGGTGGAGACAAGCCAATAAGAAGACTAGATACAGCTGTAGTGGAAGGAGGTGCAAGTGGTGCCAAAGAAGATTAA
- a CDS encoding single-stranded DNA-binding protein: MNKVILMGRLTKAPEIRYSQSVNPIAIARYTLAVNRRFKREGEPDADFINVVAFGKSGEFAEKYFKKGQMVSVVGHLQVRSWEDEGGTRHWSTEVIAEEQHFAESKAAYEKHKSKEEDVKDGFYPVDESELDEDLPF; this comes from the coding sequence GTGAACAAAGTGATTTTGATGGGGAGACTTACAAAAGCACCGGAGATAAGATATTCGCAGAGTGTCAATCCGATTGCTATTGCAAGATATACGTTAGCGGTCAATAGAAGATTTAAACGTGAAGGTGAACCGGATGCGGATTTCATCAACGTTGTTGCATTTGGGAAAAGTGGAGAGTTTGCAGAAAAATATTTTAAAAAAGGTCAGATGGTAAGTGTAGTTGGACATTTACAAGTCCGCAGCTGGGAAGATGAAGGCGGCACAAGACACTGGAGCACAGAAGTAATAGCAGAGGAACAACATTTTGCAGAAAGTAAAGCAGCATATGAGAAACATAAGTCAAAAGAAGAAGATGTGAAAGACGGTTTTTATCCGGTGGATGAGTCTGAATTAGACGAAGATTTACCATTTTAG
- a CDS encoding phage head closure protein, whose protein sequence is MRDYRYKIDFLERVKNYDEYGEPVDDWVPVEGKTGIWASMDPLLGNEYFTALTANTKVEVKFNMRYVHGITNEMRIKQGNDLYEILSSVNVKGLNRELLCYCRLVK, encoded by the coding sequence ATGAGAGATTACAGGTATAAGATTGATTTTCTTGAAAGAGTAAAAAACTATGATGAATATGGCGAACCTGTTGACGATTGGGTACCAGTAGAAGGGAAAACAGGTATATGGGCTAGTATGGATCCGTTATTAGGGAATGAATACTTTACAGCTTTAACAGCAAATACAAAGGTTGAAGTTAAGTTTAACATGAGATATGTGCACGGAATAACAAATGAAATGAGAATAAAACAAGGAAACGATCTATACGAAATACTGTCATCAGTCAATGTAAAAGGATTAAATAGAGAGTTGCTTTGCTATTGTAGGTTGG
- a CDS encoding DnaD domain protein has protein sequence MSRLLLDEQPLVVQPGLAKAIGLNEAIVIQQLHYWIENNRKAKKNFINGYYWTYNSIKQWHEESFYFLSYSTVKRTFANLEKMGILIVGNFNKDGRDKTKWYTIDYEKLEGLNQCIGSNWTNGMGQNEPMHCAKMSQPLPEISTENTTEISNNTVADADTIEHEQENGSSTSNNKFQKVISVFNQNIHPVTPIEAEMLDDWLKELDHEVIIMAIHEAVANGARTMKYIQSILNTWHDKGLKTKEAVMAYIRDWEDRKKKSRGDTNAISSRNTEPPGGPSEETKRLEKLARERGLIPGTGEIDDIDCPY, from the coding sequence ATGTCAAGATTGTTACTAGACGAGCAACCGCTAGTAGTGCAGCCAGGGCTTGCCAAAGCAATCGGATTAAATGAAGCTATCGTAATTCAGCAGCTCCATTATTGGATAGAAAATAATAGAAAGGCTAAGAAAAATTTTATCAATGGATATTATTGGACGTATAACAGTATAAAACAATGGCATGAAGAATCTTTCTATTTCTTAAGTTATTCTACAGTAAAAAGAACATTTGCCAATCTTGAAAAGATGGGTATTTTAATCGTTGGTAACTTTAACAAGGACGGAAGAGATAAAACAAAATGGTATACCATTGACTACGAAAAATTAGAGGGGTTGAACCAATGCATTGGGTCAAATTGGACTAATGGAATGGGTCAAAATGAACCAATGCATTGTGCCAAAATGAGTCAACCATTACCAGAGATTTCTACAGAGAATACTACAGAGATTTCTAACAATACTGTTGCTGATGCAGATACCATTGAACATGAACAAGAGAATGGCAGCAGCACTAGTAATAATAAATTTCAGAAAGTGATATCAGTATTCAATCAAAACATTCATCCTGTAACGCCTATAGAAGCAGAGATGTTAGATGACTGGCTTAAAGAATTAGATCACGAAGTAATTATTATGGCAATTCATGAAGCTGTAGCTAATGGCGCCAGAACTATGAAGTATATACAAAGTATCTTAAATACTTGGCATGATAAAGGTTTGAAAACGAAAGAGGCAGTAATGGCATATATTCGTGATTGGGAAGATAGAAAGAAAAAATCCAGGGGGGATACGAATGCAATCAGCAGCAGAAATACTGAACCACCAGGAGGACCTTCAGAAGAAACTAAGCGGCTTGAAAAACTTGCCAGAGAAAGAGGTCTCATCCCAGGAACCGGAGAAATTGATGACATTGACTGCCCCTACTGA
- a CDS encoding head-tail connector protein yields MLQDIKNSLRVSGTDLDTEIQDLIDAAKSDLILSGVHQDKVKDNDPLIKRAITVYCKANFGYDDPKIAERFEQSYTSLKHHLTLSGEYTVGDEE; encoded by the coding sequence ATGTTACAAGATATTAAAAACTCACTTAGAGTAAGTGGTACTGATTTAGATACAGAAATACAAGATCTAATAGATGCAGCTAAATCAGATCTAATCTTATCAGGAGTTCATCAAGATAAGGTCAAAGATAATGATCCCTTAATTAAACGAGCCATAACAGTTTACTGCAAAGCAAATTTTGGCTATGATGATCCTAAAATAGCAGAAAGATTTGAGCAATCATATACTAGTCTTAAACATCACCTAACATTGTCAGGTGAATATACAGTAGGTGATGAAGAATGA
- a CDS encoding tyrosine-type recombinase/integrase, translated as MKAKDYLAQYEAAQLKKKSPNTVKAYIADLKQFFAFIDKDLEDVKHDDIVRYTQYLLSQINKRKNKPLEPKTVNRKLVSVRQYIDWINKNEMIDINIFIDIELIKIQKQEYLDEVITKTDFDRIVRAAEKDGNMKAVAVFNTLYFTGVRVSELTQFTVGDIKTGEKFVRGKGNKYRRVVIPEKLKAILLPYIKQRGLKNNQYLFINDTNNNPMQRQSIHNMIKSYAGQARVKLSKAHAHSFRHLCALRMIEEGATLDEVADILGHSNINTTRIYTRKTGKELRNIQERL; from the coding sequence ATGAAAGCAAAAGACTACTTAGCACAATACGAAGCAGCACAGTTAAAAAAGAAAAGCCCGAATACTGTTAAGGCGTACATTGCTGATTTAAAACAGTTTTTTGCTTTTATTGATAAGGACCTGGAAGATGTAAAGCATGATGATATTGTTAGGTATACTCAATATCTTCTCTCTCAAATCAACAAAAGAAAGAATAAGCCTTTAGAGCCTAAAACAGTCAATAGAAAACTTGTTAGCGTTAGGCAATATATTGACTGGATTAATAAAAATGAAATGATCGATATTAATATTTTTATAGATATTGAGTTAATCAAAATACAGAAGCAAGAATACTTAGATGAAGTGATAACTAAAACGGATTTTGACCGGATTGTAAGAGCTGCAGAGAAAGATGGCAATATGAAAGCAGTAGCAGTATTTAACACTCTATATTTCACAGGTGTACGAGTGTCAGAATTAACTCAGTTTACAGTAGGTGATATTAAAACAGGAGAAAAGTTTGTCAGAGGAAAAGGCAATAAATACAGGAGAGTTGTTATTCCAGAAAAATTGAAAGCAATTCTGTTACCGTACATAAAACAAAGAGGATTAAAAAATAATCAATATCTCTTCATCAATGATACAAATAACAATCCTATGCAAAGACAATCTATTCACAATATGATTAAAAGCTATGCTGGACAAGCAAGAGTAAAACTTTCAAAGGCTCATGCACATAGTTTTAGACATTTATGCGCACTGAGAATGATAGAAGAGGGAGCGACATTAGATGAGGTAGCCGATATCCTAGGACATAGTAACATCAATACTACTAGGATTTATACAAGAAAGACAGGGAAAGAATTAAGAAATATTCAAGAAAGACTATAA
- a CDS encoding DUF1492 domain-containing protein, whose protein sequence is MNYIKEAENYLNHYKDLYFSIKIMEKQLDKIIKDAGPKDISSTQINDSGVRTAINQDEAINTLFKIKTLKENITETKKKLEEIDEILTDLKNDPESKIYADILRMWYIEGKSTPDILREVGYSERQFFNIKKEAIRIFAVRILGIKALEVC, encoded by the coding sequence ATGAATTACATCAAAGAAGCAGAAAATTATTTGAATCATTACAAAGACTTATATTTCAGCATAAAAATAATGGAAAAGCAACTTGACAAAATCATTAAAGATGCAGGGCCTAAAGATATATCTTCAACACAAATTAATGATTCTGGTGTAAGAACGGCAATTAATCAGGATGAAGCAATTAACACCTTATTCAAAATTAAAACATTGAAAGAAAATATAACAGAGACAAAGAAAAAACTTGAAGAGATAGATGAGATACTCACTGATCTTAAGAATGATCCAGAGAGTAAAATATATGCAGACATATTAAGAATGTGGTACATAGAAGGCAAATCAACACCTGACATCCTTCGAGAGGTAGGTTACAGTGAAAGACAATTCTTTAATATCAAAAAAGAAGCAATCCGGATATTTGCTGTTAGAATTTTAGGGATAAAAGCATTAGAAGTATGTTAA
- a CDS encoding head maturation protease, ClpP-related, whose translation MPKKINIKGDIVSNSDKWIYDWLEIEATSPLDVIKALNEANGQDIEVDINSGGGDIFAGSEIYTALRSYKGNVQINIVGIAASAASVIAMAGKSRITPTGLFMIHNVSSRARGDYRSMEHQAEVLKIANQSIANAYKEKTGLSDVELFKLMDKETWMSAEEAVKNKFVDEVMFDTTSQTVKGFYNSFSGIPYEAIEKIKSKIKKPDIVNNSDDSVFLMQTKLNLLKLKGEYKHD comes from the coding sequence GTGCCAAAGAAGATTAATATCAAAGGTGACATTGTTTCAAATAGCGATAAATGGATTTATGACTGGCTGGAAATAGAAGCAACAAGCCCACTAGATGTAATCAAAGCTTTAAACGAAGCAAATGGACAAGATATAGAAGTGGACATAAATAGTGGGGGAGGAGATATATTTGCAGGAAGCGAAATCTATACAGCTCTTAGAAGTTATAAAGGTAATGTTCAAATAAACATAGTTGGCATAGCTGCAAGCGCTGCTTCTGTAATAGCTATGGCTGGTAAAAGTAGAATAACTCCTACAGGCTTATTTATGATTCATAATGTGTCTAGTAGAGCACGAGGAGATTATAGAAGCATGGAACATCAGGCAGAAGTGTTGAAGATAGCAAATCAATCTATTGCCAATGCCTATAAAGAGAAAACAGGATTATCTGATGTAGAATTATTTAAATTAATGGATAAAGAGACTTGGATGTCAGCTGAAGAAGCTGTAAAAAATAAGTTTGTAGATGAAGTGATGTTTGATACTACGTCACAGACTGTTAAAGGATTCTATAATAGCTTTAGTGGGATTCCATATGAAGCTATAGAAAAAATAAAAAGTAAAATTAAGAAACCGGATATCGTAAACAACAGCGATGATTCGGTTTTTTTAATGCAAACAAAATTAAATTTATTGAAATTGAAAGGAGAGTATAAACATGACTAA
- a CDS encoding ATP-binding protein, translating to MTLTAPTDDCPYKTCDGSGIILVRDLEKGIEFGKFCACRDKLITNSKIQFADIPEEFRDLKIGSFKTSCYENDISRTRAAMAKKAATNFVKEFEIMRKHGKGLYMYGHTKGSGKTRLAVSIANALMNVHKVSAKFITTPNLLEEIKAAFRSDSEYSSSELINVMKRVPVLVLDDIGTEKPSDWVNETFYSILNDRMTGNKVTIFTSNCTIEELHHDDRIKNRIEKMAIPIWFPEESMRTKIAKQENEDLQMILFK from the coding sequence ATGACATTGACTGCCCCTACTGATGATTGCCCATATAAAACATGTGATGGTTCGGGAATTATTCTCGTTAGAGATTTAGAAAAGGGAATCGAGTTCGGAAAGTTTTGTGCTTGTAGGGACAAGCTTATAACAAATAGCAAAATTCAATTTGCAGATATTCCTGAAGAGTTTCGAGATTTAAAAATAGGCTCTTTTAAGACAAGCTGTTATGAAAACGATATCTCAAGAACTAGAGCAGCTATGGCAAAGAAAGCGGCCACAAATTTTGTTAAGGAATTTGAAATTATGAGGAAACATGGAAAAGGGCTTTATATGTATGGACATACAAAAGGCTCTGGGAAAACAAGATTAGCAGTAAGTATTGCAAATGCATTAATGAATGTACATAAAGTGAGCGCGAAGTTTATTACTACTCCAAATCTTTTAGAAGAGATAAAAGCAGCTTTTCGCTCAGATTCAGAGTATTCTTCTTCGGAACTTATAAACGTGATGAAAAGAGTTCCTGTACTTGTTTTAGATGATATAGGTACAGAAAAGCCTAGCGATTGGGTAAATGAAACTTTTTATAGCATTTTAAATGACCGCATGACTGGAAACAAGGTTACTATATTTACCTCAAATTGCACTATCGAAGAACTTCATCATGACGACCGTATAAAAAATCGAATCGAAAAAATGGCAATTCCAATATGGTTCCCAGAAGAATCAATGAGAACTAAAATCGCTAAACAGGAAAATGAAGATTTGCAAATGATTTTATTTAAGTAG
- a CDS encoding terminase large subunit produces MTAARKIVYSEDYNPIIEYWNWINLNRQNRRRTSTKVYKVYKELVRIINDPNSEWEYDPRKANHAIEFIENYCKHSKGKMGGKPFILELWQKALVAATFGIVHKIDGTRKYQEVMLVVARKNGKSTLAAAIGLYLQIADGEPGAEVYACATKKDQAKIIWLEAKRMVRKSPTLLKRMKTLVAEIVSDFNDSFFRPLGRDSDSLDGLNVYGALLDEIHAWTDQNLYDVIVDGTTARDEPLVFITTTAGTVRESVFDLKYDEAERVINGYEDPDGYKNERFLPIIYELDNRKDWIDKECWYQANPGLGTIKKIDQLENKVNKAKANPLLVKNLLCKDFNVRETTNEAWLTFEQLNNPATYDLEKLKPRYGIGGSDLSSTTDLTCGTVLFMVPGDDTIYVMQMYFLPEELLEKRVREDKIPYDKWRDMGLLRTVPGNKVHYKYVTEWFLEVQNEYDIYIPWHGYDGWSAEYYVEEMKSYFGKDGMEPVIQGKKTLSGPMKRLGRDLESKRINYNNNPILKWCLSNTAVEVDKNDNIQPVKTSNSRRRIDGTASLLDAYVVLERHYEDYINMI; encoded by the coding sequence ATGACAGCAGCAAGAAAAATAGTTTATTCAGAAGATTATAACCCAATAATTGAATATTGGAATTGGATAAATCTTAATAGACAAAATAGAAGAAGGACTTCAACTAAAGTCTATAAGGTATATAAGGAATTAGTCAGAATAATAAATGACCCAAATTCAGAATGGGAGTATGACCCTAGAAAAGCCAATCATGCTATAGAATTTATAGAGAATTACTGCAAACATTCTAAAGGTAAAATGGGAGGTAAACCTTTCATTTTGGAACTGTGGCAAAAGGCTTTAGTTGCTGCAACATTTGGAATAGTTCATAAAATAGATGGAACAAGAAAATATCAAGAAGTAATGCTTGTAGTTGCTAGAAAGAATGGTAAATCTACTTTAGCAGCCGCAATAGGATTGTATTTACAGATAGCAGACGGAGAGCCTGGTGCTGAAGTATATGCATGTGCAACCAAGAAAGATCAAGCAAAAATAATATGGTTAGAAGCAAAAAGAATGGTTAGAAAATCACCAACACTACTAAAAAGAATGAAAACTTTAGTAGCTGAAATAGTAAGTGATTTCAACGATTCTTTTTTTAGGCCTTTAGGAAGGGATTCAGACAGTTTAGATGGATTAAACGTATATGGAGCACTCCTAGATGAAATACATGCTTGGACAGACCAAAACCTTTATGATGTTATAGTAGATGGTACAACTGCTAGAGACGAGCCACTGGTATTCATAACTACGACGGCTGGTACAGTAAGAGAAAGTGTTTTCGATTTAAAATATGATGAAGCCGAAAGAGTTATAAATGGATATGAAGATCCAGACGGTTACAAAAACGAAAGATTTTTACCTATTATTTATGAATTAGATAACAGAAAAGATTGGATAGACAAAGAATGTTGGTATCAAGCTAATCCAGGTTTAGGTACAATTAAGAAAATAGATCAGCTTGAAAACAAGGTAAATAAAGCGAAGGCTAATCCTTTACTTGTAAAAAATTTATTATGTAAAGATTTCAACGTCAGAGAAACAACAAATGAAGCTTGGCTAACATTCGAGCAGTTGAACAATCCAGCTACATATGACTTAGAAAAATTAAAACCTAGATATGGCATAGGTGGCAGCGACTTGTCAAGCACAACTGACTTAACATGCGGAACTGTATTATTCATGGTACCAGGAGATGATACAATTTATGTCATGCAAATGTATTTTTTACCTGAGGAACTTCTAGAGAAGAGAGTTAGAGAAGATAAAATACCTTATGACAAGTGGCGGGATATGGGGTTACTTAGAACAGTACCAGGTAATAAGGTGCATTATAAGTATGTTACAGAATGGTTTCTAGAAGTCCAAAATGAATATGATATATATATTCCATGGCATGGCTATGATGGGTGGAGTGCTGAGTATTATGTAGAAGAAATGAAAAGCTACTTTGGTAAGGATGGAATGGAGCCAGTTATTCAAGGGAAGAAAACATTAAGTGGCCCTATGAAAAGACTAGGCAGAGATTTAGAATCTAAAAGAATTAATTATAATAACAATCCTATACTTAAATGGTGTTTAAGTAATACAGCAGTAGAAGTAGATAAAAACGATAATATACAGCCCGTTAAAACAAGTAATAGCAGAAGACGCATAGATGGAACTGCAAGTTTATTAGACGCTTATGTAGTATTAGAAAGACATTATGAAGATTATATAAACATGATTTAA
- a CDS encoding phage major capsid protein, producing MTKEQYLAKRAELVNQAQNFIDEGKMEEANAKMEEIRTLDNEYEAAAQAQANLNALNDNTRITNIQSLSKNIDGEVIDAMNNEKEKIDLFDTIEYRKAFMNHVIKGTPIPEKFINADANTKTTDVGSVIPTTVLEKIIEKLEATGMILPLVTRTSYKGGLAIPTSAVKPVATWVAEGAGSDKQKKTTGQIVFGYYKLRCAVSMSFETSVVTLPVFETTLINNVTEAMVKALEQAIISGSGVGQPTGILTEIAPEGQNIEIAADEDVDYETLINAEAALPLAYESEAVWCMTKKTFMKFIGMVDANGQPIARVNYGINGRPERTLLGRTVVLNDYMTSLGANLTEDTVVAFLFNFKDYVLNTNFNITLKRYEDNETDDQVTKAIMLADGKVVDKNSLVTITKKAGE from the coding sequence ATGACTAAAGAACAATATCTAGCAAAGAGGGCTGAGCTTGTAAATCAAGCACAAAATTTCATAGACGAAGGCAAGATGGAAGAAGCAAATGCAAAGATGGAAGAAATAAGAACATTAGACAATGAGTATGAAGCAGCTGCGCAGGCACAGGCTAATTTGAATGCGCTGAATGATAACACAAGAATTACAAATATTCAAAGTCTTAGTAAAAATATTGATGGAGAGGTGATAGATGCAATGAACAACGAAAAGGAAAAGATAGATCTATTTGACACGATTGAATACAGAAAAGCATTTATGAATCATGTAATCAAGGGAACACCAATCCCAGAAAAGTTTATAAATGCTGATGCGAACACAAAAACAACAGATGTAGGCTCCGTAATTCCTACTACAGTTTTAGAGAAAATAATTGAAAAATTAGAAGCTACAGGGATGATACTGCCGCTTGTAACAAGAACATCTTACAAAGGAGGTTTAGCAATACCTACTTCAGCTGTAAAACCTGTTGCCACTTGGGTAGCTGAAGGTGCAGGAAGCGACAAGCAAAAGAAAACTACTGGACAAATTGTATTCGGCTATTATAAGTTAAGATGTGCTGTGTCAATGTCTTTTGAAACTAGCGTTGTAACTTTACCGGTGTTTGAAACAACCTTAATCAACAATGTAACTGAAGCTATGGTAAAAGCATTAGAACAAGCAATTATAAGTGGTAGCGGAGTAGGACAACCTACAGGCATTCTAACTGAAATAGCCCCAGAAGGTCAAAATATAGAAATTGCAGCAGATGAAGATGTTGATTATGAAACATTAATTAATGCAGAAGCTGCATTACCATTAGCTTACGAATCCGAAGCTGTATGGTGCATGACTAAGAAAACCTTTATGAAGTTCATTGGCATGGTTGATGCAAACGGGCAACCTATTGCACGTGTAAATTATGGTATTAACGGCAGACCTGAAAGAACTCTATTAGGTAGAACTGTAGTGTTAAATGATTATATGACAAGCCTGGGAGCTAATTTAACTGAAGATACAGTTGTGGCATTCCTATTCAACTTTAAAGATTATGTATTAAATACTAATTTCAATATAACTTTAAAGAGATATGAAGATAATGAAACTGATGACCAAGTAACAAAAGCTATTATGTTAGCTGATGGTAAAGTTGTTGATAAGAATTCACTTGTAACTATCACCAAGAAAGCGGGGGAATAA
- a CDS encoding Rho termination factor N-terminal domain-containing protein produces the protein MQAFSMSASSISLESMTKKELLALADNLGVEGLNDRMLKADIIERIKEEM, from the coding sequence ATGCAGGCATTTAGCATGTCTGCGTCTTCTATTAGCCTAGAAAGTATGACAAAAAAAGAACTATTAGCTTTAGCTGATAATTTAGGCGTAGAAGGGCTAAATGACCGAATGCTTAAAGCAGACATTATTGAAAGGATAAAAGAGGAGATGTAA
- a CDS encoding HNH endonuclease: protein MMRMAREFAKKFYNSKAWINCREAYKQSKHGLCERCGMPGDEVHHKIHLNPDNINNPDITLNWNNLELLCMSCHSVHHMTKHSSTMPGYSFNENGDLTYTPPIKKH from the coding sequence ATGATGCGAATGGCTAGAGAATTCGCAAAGAAATTTTATAATAGCAAAGCATGGATAAACTGCAGAGAAGCATATAAACAATCAAAACATGGGTTGTGTGAACGTTGTGGAATGCCAGGCGATGAAGTACATCATAAGATACATCTAAATCCTGATAATATAAATAATCCGGATATAACATTGAATTGGAACAACTTAGAGCTGCTATGTATGAGTTGCCATAGCGTACATCATATGACTAAGCACAGTTCTACAATGCCAGGATATAGCTTTAATGAAAATGGAGACTTGACGTATACTCCCCCCATAAAAAAACACTGA
- the tnpA gene encoding IS200/IS605 family transposase encodes MDENSLSHTKWDCKYHIVFAPKYRRQEIYGKKKKEIGKILRELCDWKGVQIIEANACPDHIHMLVAIPPKLSISSFMGFLKGKSSLRIFEKFGNLKYKYGNRHFWCRGYYVSTVGRNKKAIEQYIKNQLHEDMMSDQISLKEYMDPFKGSK; translated from the coding sequence ATGGATGAAAATAGTTTATCACACACCAAATGGGATTGCAAATATCATATAGTATTTGCACCAAAGTATAGAAGACAAGAAATATATGGAAAGAAAAAGAAAGAGATAGGAAAGATATTACGGGAGTTATGTGATTGGAAAGGAGTGCAGATAATAGAAGCCAATGCATGTCCAGATCATATACATATGTTAGTAGCAATTCCACCAAAATTAAGTATATCAAGTTTTATGGGATTTCTAAAAGGGAAAAGTAGTTTAAGGATATTTGAGAAGTTCGGGAATCTCAAATATAAATATGGAAATAGGCACTTTTGGTGCAGAGGATATTATGTGAGTACGGTAGGGAGAAATAAAAAGGCAATAGAACAATATATAAAAAATCAATTACACGAAGATATGATGTCAGATCAAATAAGTCTAAAAGAATACATGGACCCTTTTAAGGGTAGCAAGTAG